In a genomic window of uncultured Flavobacterium sp.:
- the rlmF gene encoding 23S rRNA (adenine(1618)-N(6))-methyltransferase RlmF has protein sequence MKETDNSEKNILHPRNLHRSRYDFKLLIANCPELKSQVAVNVHGIETIDFSNPISVKLLNKALLQTYYDIRNWDIPKNYLCPPIPGRADYIHYLADLLAETNNGMIPQGSSVLGLDVGTGANCIYPILGNAIYDWSFVGTDIDEKAIENCSKIIEANPQLIDAISLQQQTESRFIFKNIITPEDRFTFTMCNPPFHSSAEDANQSTVRKVSNLNPKEKKKTNPVLNFGGHNAELWCDGGEIGFVTQMIYESAKFAMQCLWFTTLVSKRENLSSIYKTLNKVNAATIKTIDMAQGQKTSRVVAWTFMSESQQKSFKL, from the coding sequence ATGAAAGAAACAGACAATTCCGAAAAAAACATATTACATCCCAGAAATCTTCATCGTTCTCGTTATGATTTCAAACTTCTTATCGCGAATTGTCCTGAATTAAAATCTCAAGTCGCCGTAAACGTTCACGGAATTGAAACTATAGATTTCAGTAATCCAATTTCAGTAAAATTGCTCAACAAAGCATTATTACAAACGTATTACGACATTCGAAATTGGGATATTCCTAAAAATTACCTTTGCCCTCCAATTCCCGGAAGAGCAGATTATATACATTACCTAGCCGATTTATTAGCAGAAACCAACAACGGAATGATTCCTCAAGGTTCATCAGTTTTAGGATTAGATGTAGGAACCGGCGCCAATTGTATTTATCCAATTCTGGGAAATGCAATTTACGATTGGAGTTTTGTGGGAACAGATATCGACGAAAAAGCAATTGAAAATTGCAGTAAAATCATCGAAGCAAATCCACAATTGATTGATGCGATAAGTTTACAACAACAAACAGAATCTCGTTTTATATTCAAAAATATCATTACGCCAGAAGATCGTTTTACCTTCACGATGTGTAATCCTCCTTTTCATTCTTCTGCCGAAGATGCGAATCAAAGTACCGTTCGCAAAGTTTCGAATTTAAATCCGAAAGAAAAGAAAAAAACAAATCCAGTTTTAAACTTCGGCGGTCATAATGCCGAATTATGGTGCGATGGCGGCGAAATTGGTTTTGTAACCCAAATGATTTACGAAAGTGCAAAATTCGCCATGCAATGTTTGTGGTTCACAACTTTAGTTTCAAAAAGAGAAAACTTGTCCAGCATTTACAAAACATTAAATAAAGTAAATGCCGCTACAATCAAAACAATCGATATGGCTCAAGGCCAAAAAACAAGCCGTGTTGTAGCCTGGACTTTTATGAGCGAAAGTCAACAGAAATCATTCAAACTTTAA
- a CDS encoding dipeptide epimerase, protein MELILREYNLKLKHTFTISRESIDFQPSLIVELKSDGFSGFGEATSNPYYKTTVPMMMQDLEEIRHIIETTENETPDEFWAKMHPYLKDDMFALCALDLAYNDLYAREKGKKLYELWGYSIDKNPLTDYTIGIASIDKMVSKMQELTWPIYKIKLGTKEDIAIVKELRKHTDAIFRIDANCGWGVEETINNAVELKKLGVEFLEQPMKADNWEAHKEVFKHSVLPIIADESCIIAEDVAKCHNHFHGVNVKLVKCGGLTPGKRMIEEAKKLGLKTMVGCMTESTVGISAIAHLLPQLDYVDMDGALLLAQDIATGVTIKNGVIHYSDLNGTGVTLI, encoded by the coding sequence ATGGAACTAATCTTAAGAGAATACAATCTCAAATTAAAACATACTTTTACTATTTCCAGAGAATCGATTGATTTTCAGCCTTCCTTAATTGTTGAACTTAAAAGTGATGGTTTTTCAGGTTTTGGAGAAGCAACTTCAAATCCGTATTACAAAACTACAGTTCCAATGATGATGCAGGATTTAGAAGAAATCAGACATATTATTGAAACTACAGAAAATGAAACTCCTGATGAATTCTGGGCAAAAATGCATCCGTATTTAAAAGACGATATGTTTGCTTTGTGCGCATTAGATTTGGCTTATAATGATTTATACGCCCGTGAAAAAGGCAAAAAGTTATATGAATTATGGGGTTATTCTATTGATAAAAATCCGCTTACAGATTATACAATCGGGATTGCTTCGATAGACAAAATGGTTTCGAAAATGCAGGAACTTACTTGGCCTATTTATAAAATTAAACTAGGAACTAAAGAAGATATTGCAATCGTAAAAGAACTTAGAAAACACACCGATGCCATTTTTAGAATTGATGCCAATTGCGGTTGGGGCGTTGAAGAAACCATAAATAATGCCGTGGAATTAAAGAAACTTGGCGTTGAATTTCTCGAACAACCTATGAAAGCAGATAATTGGGAAGCGCACAAAGAAGTCTTTAAACATTCGGTTTTGCCCATAATTGCTGATGAAAGCTGCATCATTGCAGAAGATGTCGCAAAATGTCACAATCATTTTCATGGTGTAAATGTAAAACTTGTAAAATGCGGCGGATTAACTCCCGGAAAACGCATGATTGAAGAAGCTAAAAAATTAGGCTTAAAAACAATGGTTGGTTGTATGACAGAATCAACTGTTGGAATATCGGCGATTGCACATTTATTACCACAATTAGATTACGTGGATATGGACGGCGCTTTGCTTTTGGCACAAGATATTGCAACTGGTGTAACGATAAAAAATGGCGTTATCCATTATTCTGACTTGAACGGAACCGGAGTTACTTTAATCTAA
- the uvrB gene encoding excinuclease ABC subunit UvrB: MNFQVSSEYSPKGDQPQAIEKLSQGIVDGEKYQTLLGVTGSGKTFTVANVIQEVQKPTLVLAHNKTLAAQLYSEFKQFFPNNAVEYFVSYYDYYQPEAFMPVTGVFIEKDLSINEELEKMRLSTTSSLLSGRRDVLVVASVSCLYGIGNPVEFKKNVIEIFRDQVISRTKLLHSLVQSLYARTEADFNPGTFRIKGDTVEVYPSYADDAFRIHFFGDEIEEIESFDAKTSQVIEKFKRLTIYPANMFVTSPDVLQGAIWEIQQDLVKQVDYFKEIGKHLEAKRLEERTNFDLEMIRELGYCSGIENYSRYLDGRQAGTRPFCLLDYFPSDYLMIVDESHVTVSQVHAMYGGDRSRKENLVEYGFRLPAAMDNRPLKFEEFEAIQNQVIYVSATPADYELQKTDGIYIEQIIRPTGLLDPIIEVRPSLNQIDDLIEEIQVRCELDERVLVTTLTKRMAEELAKYLTKVNIRCRYIHSEVDTLERIEIMQDLRKGIFDVLIGVNLLREGLDLPEVSLVAILDADKEGFLRNYRSLTQTIGRAARNLNGKAILYADKMTASMQRTIDETDYRRTKQINYNVENGITPQALNKKIDSAFTKNPLVEYELGHTLSIAAEPETAYLSKADLEKMIREKRKSMEKAAKELDFLQAAKLRDDIKKLQEQLP, encoded by the coding sequence ATGAATTTCCAAGTATCCTCAGAGTATAGTCCAAAAGGTGATCAGCCACAAGCAATTGAAAAACTTTCGCAAGGTATTGTAGACGGCGAAAAATATCAGACTTTATTAGGAGTTACAGGATCCGGAAAAACATTTACGGTTGCAAATGTCATACAAGAAGTTCAAAAACCGACTTTAGTTTTAGCACATAACAAGACTTTAGCGGCACAATTATATTCAGAATTCAAACAGTTTTTCCCAAATAATGCGGTTGAATATTTCGTTTCTTATTACGATTATTACCAACCGGAAGCTTTTATGCCTGTAACTGGAGTTTTTATTGAAAAAGATTTATCTATCAATGAAGAACTTGAAAAAATGCGTTTGAGCACCACATCTTCCCTACTTTCAGGACGTCGAGATGTCTTGGTTGTAGCTTCTGTTTCGTGTTTATATGGTATTGGGAATCCAGTTGAATTTAAGAAAAACGTAATCGAAATTTTCAGAGATCAGGTAATTTCCAGAACAAAATTATTACACAGTTTAGTACAAAGTTTATATGCCAGAACCGAGGCCGATTTTAATCCGGGAACTTTTAGAATAAAAGGTGACACTGTTGAAGTATATCCCAGTTATGCCGACGATGCTTTTAGAATTCACTTTTTTGGAGATGAAATCGAAGAAATAGAATCGTTTGATGCAAAGACATCACAAGTAATTGAAAAGTTTAAAAGACTAACGATTTATCCCGCTAATATGTTCGTGACTTCTCCGGATGTTCTGCAAGGGGCGATTTGGGAAATTCAGCAAGATTTGGTTAAACAAGTTGATTATTTTAAAGAAATAGGAAAACATCTCGAAGCAAAACGTCTGGAAGAACGTACTAATTTTGACTTAGAAATGATACGGGAATTAGGATATTGCTCCGGAATCGAGAATTATTCGAGATACCTTGACGGAAGACAAGCCGGAACAAGACCGTTCTGTTTATTAGATTATTTCCCGAGTGATTATTTAATGATTGTAGATGAAAGTCACGTAACCGTTTCTCAGGTTCACGCCATGTATGGAGGCGATAGAAGCCGTAAAGAAAATCTGGTTGAATACGGTTTCCGATTACCTGCGGCAATGGATAACAGACCTTTGAAATTTGAAGAGTTTGAAGCCATACAAAATCAAGTGATCTATGTATCTGCAACACCGGCAGATTACGAATTGCAAAAAACAGATGGTATTTATATCGAACAAATTATTCGCCCAACGGGATTGTTAGATCCAATTATAGAAGTCAGACCGAGTTTGAATCAAATCGACGATTTAATCGAAGAAATTCAGGTACGCTGCGAATTAGACGAAAGGGTTTTAGTGACTACTTTGACTAAAAGAATGGCCGAAGAATTAGCCAAATATTTAACTAAAGTAAACATTCGTTGTCGCTACATACACTCTGAAGTTGATACTCTGGAACGTATCGAAATTATGCAGGATTTACGAAAAGGTATATTCGATGTTTTAATTGGTGTCAACTTACTTCGTGAAGGTCTTGATTTACCCGAAGTTTCTCTAGTTGCTATTTTAGATGCTGATAAAGAAGGATTTCTTCGTAACTACAGATCTTTAACACAAACTATTGGTCGTGCGGCAAGAAATTTAAACGGAAAAGCAATTTTGTATGCCGATAAAATGACGGCGAGTATGCAACGAACAATCGATGAAACAGATTATCGAAGAACAAAACAAATAAATTACAACGTCGAAAATGGCATTACCCCACAAGCTTTAAATAAAAAAATCGATAGTGCTTTTACCAAAAATCCATTAGTAGAATACGAATTAGGACATACATTATCTATTGCTGCAGAACCAGAAACGGCGTATTTATCAAAAGCTGATTTAGAAAAAATGATTCGTGAGAAACGTAAATCAATGGAAAAAGCTGCGAAGGAATTAGATTTCTTGCAAGCTGCAAAATTGCGTGACGATATTAAAAAACTTCAGGAACAATTGCCTTAA
- a CDS encoding GyrI-like domain-containing protein, whose protein sequence is MEAQIKIFTEKKLVGKHIDMSFIENKTFQLWSSFMPRKKDIKNSVDSNLYSLEVFPVGHFDNFEPSNIFQKWAAVEVSDFDHIPKEMETLIIPTGLYAVFIHKGPQSEGHKTYHSIFVEWLPNSDYTIDERPHFAVMDERYKKDDPDSEEEIWIPIKNKN, encoded by the coding sequence ATGGAAGCCCAAATCAAAATTTTTACCGAAAAAAAACTTGTGGGTAAACACATTGATATGTCGTTTATAGAAAATAAAACTTTTCAATTATGGAGTAGTTTTATGCCAAGAAAAAAAGACATCAAAAATTCGGTAGATTCAAATTTATACTCACTTGAAGTTTTCCCGGTTGGGCATTTTGACAATTTCGAACCCAGTAATATATTTCAAAAATGGGCTGCCGTTGAAGTTTCGGATTTTGATCATATTCCAAAAGAAATGGAAACTCTAATAATTCCAACAGGATTATATGCCGTTTTTATTCATAAAGGCCCACAAAGTGAAGGCCATAAAACCTATCATTCGATTTTTGTAGAATGGCTTCCCAACTCCGATTATACAATCGACGAAAGACCACATTTTGCCGTAATGGATGAAAGATACAAAAAAGACGATCCCGATTCTGAAGAAGAAATTTGGATTCCGATAAAAAACAAAAACTAA
- a CDS encoding DinB family protein, which produces MLIETLKSLFDRDLNKLKLEIESYQNESQIWAIDKQVSNSAGNLCLHLIGNINLFIGNQIGKTDYVRDRPLEFSLKNVPKAELIAKIDDTMLVVDKALDTLSIFDLEEIYPMIVFEKEMTTGFFLVHLSTHLAYHLGQINYHRRLLD; this is translated from the coding sequence ATGCTAATCGAAACCTTAAAATCGCTTTTTGACCGAGATCTTAACAAATTAAAACTTGAAATAGAATCGTATCAAAACGAAAGTCAGATTTGGGCAATTGACAAACAAGTTTCCAATTCAGCTGGAAATCTTTGCTTACACCTTATCGGAAATATCAATCTTTTTATTGGAAATCAAATTGGCAAAACAGATTATGTTCGAGATCGTCCTTTAGAATTTTCTCTGAAAAACGTTCCAAAAGCCGAATTAATTGCCAAAATAGACGATACAATGCTGGTTGTAGATAAAGCACTTGATACATTATCTATTTTTGATTTAGAAGAAATTTATCCTATGATAGTTTTTGAAAAAGAAATGACAACAGGCTTTTTTCTGGTACATCTTTCTACACATTTAGCCTATCATTTAGGGCAAATCAATTACCACAGAAGATTGTTAGATTAA
- a CDS encoding DUF4249 domain-containing protein, which translates to MKKATLIIVFFISLFFASCEEVVDVNLDTAPSKLVIEAAINWEKGTAGNQQVIKLTTTTGYFESKIPIVTGATVYIRNSANQQFNFNEVPKTGRYVCTTFKPKLEEQYTLTVISKGNTYTATETLKSVAPITRIEQNNEGGFTGTDIEIRAYYNDPGDADNYYLYKYLYSNKVTSTYYADEDKFYQGNEFFSKSNDDDLEVGNTIEITHFGISKQYYNYMTILVSIAGSNVGGPFQSPPATVKGNIINTTDKANYPLGYFSLCETVTKKYKIE; encoded by the coding sequence ATGAAAAAAGCAACCTTAATAATCGTGTTTTTTATATCACTTTTCTTCGCAAGTTGCGAAGAAGTTGTCGATGTAAATCTAGATACAGCGCCATCAAAATTAGTAATTGAAGCCGCCATAAATTGGGAAAAAGGAACAGCCGGAAACCAACAAGTTATCAAACTAACAACGACAACAGGTTATTTTGAAAGCAAAATTCCAATCGTTACTGGAGCAACAGTTTACATAAGAAACAGCGCAAACCAACAGTTTAATTTTAATGAAGTTCCTAAAACTGGTCGATATGTTTGTACAACCTTCAAACCTAAATTAGAAGAACAATATACATTGACCGTAATTAGCAAAGGAAACACTTATACGGCGACCGAAACCTTAAAATCTGTCGCTCCCATAACAAGAATTGAGCAAAATAATGAAGGCGGATTTACAGGAACAGATATTGAAATTAGAGCCTATTATAATGATCCAGGTGACGCAGACAATTACTATCTTTACAAATATTTATATTCCAACAAAGTAACGTCTACTTATTATGCTGATGAAGATAAATTCTATCAGGGAAATGAATTTTTCAGCAAATCAAACGACGATGATTTAGAAGTTGGAAACACGATTGAAATTACCCATTTCGGAATTTCAAAACAATACTATAATTACATGACTATTTTGGTCAGTATTGCAGGAAGTAATGTTGGCGGACCATTTCAGTCGCCACCTGCAACCGTAAAAGGAAACATTATCAATACAACTGATAAAGCCAATTATCCATTAGGATATTTTTCACTTTGCGAAACCGTTACAAAAAAATACAAAATCGAATAA
- a CDS encoding aminotransferase class I/II-fold pyridoxal phosphate-dependent enzyme: MNVNQFPDRIIEIDQEQYLYFGGTAYLGLPTNKAFQELVVKNIQKWGTTYGSSRSANIKLTAFENGETFLAKHIKAESAVTVSSGMLAGKLVIDELKKQTDSFFHFPDAHPAIQANDSLPVFINDKINPRLLDSKSERITILTDVVTGFQTEAIDLSILATIPNHKEVTLVIDESHSLGILGKNGCGIYSEIDLPIKRKIMVSSLGKAFGLTGGVIASDASFINQMHNLSTFVSAAGMNPAFVQTLADAADLYKIQHQKLLENLDYIDQKLIKNDSIKFDKTYPLIYLKDDNMIEILKANKIIIASFKYQENSNNLNRIVITANHLHEDLDKLIKILNG; encoded by the coding sequence ATGAATGTCAATCAATTTCCGGATAGAATTATCGAAATCGACCAGGAACAATATTTGTATTTTGGCGGAACGGCTTATTTGGGATTACCTACAAATAAGGCTTTTCAGGAATTAGTTGTCAAAAATATTCAAAAATGGGGAACTACTTACGGAAGTTCCAGAAGCGCAAATATTAAACTTACAGCTTTTGAAAATGGCGAAACTTTTTTAGCCAAACATATTAAAGCAGAAAGTGCCGTTACAGTTTCCTCAGGAATGCTTGCGGGAAAACTGGTAATTGATGAATTGAAAAAACAAACGGATTCTTTCTTTCATTTTCCGGATGCGCATCCTGCAATTCAGGCAAATGATAGCTTACCGGTTTTTATAAATGATAAAATAAATCCGCGATTATTAGATTCAAAATCAGAGAGAATTACAATTTTAACGGATGTTGTTACAGGTTTTCAAACTGAGGCAATTGATTTATCTATATTGGCGACAATTCCGAATCATAAAGAGGTTACTTTAGTCATTGATGAATCGCATTCTCTTGGAATTTTAGGCAAAAACGGTTGCGGAATTTATTCGGAAATCGATCTTCCTATCAAAAGAAAAATCATGGTTTCTTCTTTAGGAAAAGCTTTCGGATTAACAGGCGGAGTTATAGCAAGTGACGCCTCTTTTATCAATCAAATGCATAATTTAAGCACTTTTGTTTCTGCTGCGGGAATGAATCCTGCTTTTGTCCAAACTTTGGCTGATGCTGCTGATCTTTATAAAATCCAACATCAGAAATTACTAGAAAATCTAGATTATATCGATCAGAAATTAATCAAAAATGACAGTATTAAATTTGATAAAACATATCCTTTAATTTATCTGAAAGATGATAATATGATTGAAATTTTAAAAGCAAATAAAATTATTATCGCCAGTTTTAAATATCAGGAAAACTCCAATAATCTTAATCGGATTGTAATTACTGCAAATCATTTACATGAAGATTTAGACAAATTAATAAAAATTTTAAACGGATAG
- a CDS encoding alpha/beta hydrolase-fold protein: MIRVFFFSIFLWMTFVGNAQQSTASKNVSTFTIEAPQLKTTKKIWIYLPENYSASAQKKYSVIYMQDAQNLFDAKTSYVGEWNVDEKLDSLKAQVIVVGIEHGNDKRIDELTPYKNEKYGGGNANNYVDFIVKTLKPYIDKNYRSKPKAKNTIIMGSSLGGLVSYYAALKYPEVFGKVGAFSPSFWFSNDIYTLTEQAPKIKTKIYFLCGDKEDDDMVKDVTKMERLLEKNRCYCLHLTKTKIVKGGEHNEKLWRDNFVNALLWLGY, from the coding sequence ATGATTCGAGTATTCTTCTTTTCTATTTTTCTTTGGATGACTTTTGTTGGAAATGCACAACAAAGTACGGCTTCAAAAAACGTCTCTACTTTTACAATTGAAGCGCCTCAATTAAAAACGACTAAAAAAATCTGGATTTATCTTCCCGAAAATTATTCGGCTTCAGCCCAAAAGAAATATAGTGTAATTTATATGCAAGATGCTCAGAATTTATTTGATGCTAAAACTTCTTATGTTGGTGAATGGAATGTCGACGAAAAACTGGATAGTCTTAAAGCGCAAGTAATTGTAGTTGGAATTGAACATGGAAATGACAAACGTATTGACGAATTAACACCTTATAAAAATGAAAAATACGGCGGTGGAAATGCCAACAATTATGTTGATTTTATCGTAAAAACTTTAAAACCTTATATCGACAAAAACTACAGAAGTAAACCAAAAGCTAAAAATACGATTATAATGGGAAGTTCCCTTGGCGGATTAGTTTCCTATTATGCCGCTTTGAAATATCCCGAAGTTTTTGGAAAAGTTGGTGCTTTTTCTCCTTCTTTTTGGTTTTCAAATGACATTTATACCTTAACAGAACAAGCTCCGAAAATCAAAACAAAAATTTACTTTTTATGTGGTGATAAAGAAGACGATGACATGGTAAAAGATGTAACTAAAATGGAACGTTTATTAGAAAAAAATCGCTGTTATTGTCTTCATTTAACTAAAACTAAAATTGTAAAAGGCGGCGAACATAACGAAAAACTTTGGCGTGATAATTTTGTAAATGCATTGCTTTGGCTGGGTTATTAA
- a CDS encoding excinuclease ABC subunit B, with product MNTETEKRSLLLEMIAFSTVDGKLHKREFDFLWIVAQELNIEFSDFKDLFHQEETIVVIKSEFQRIQQFYRLALIMYCDGVLHEKESTAIRQIALEMGLNPSAVKRVLDLMKNAPNAMIDPKILLRVFQEQHN from the coding sequence ATGAATACCGAGACCGAAAAGAGAAGTTTACTTTTAGAAATGATTGCTTTTTCTACCGTTGACGGCAAATTGCATAAAAGAGAATTTGATTTTTTATGGATTGTTGCTCAGGAATTAAATATAGAATTCTCTGATTTTAAAGATTTATTTCATCAGGAAGAAACGATTGTAGTTATAAAATCAGAATTTCAGCGTATTCAGCAATTCTACAGATTGGCTTTGATTATGTATTGCGATGGTGTTTTGCACGAAAAAGAATCTACTGCAATTAGACAAATTGCGCTTGAAATGGGATTAAATCCAAGTGCTGTAAAGCGTGTTTTAGATTTAATGAAAAACGCGCCAAATGCGATGATTGATCCTAAAATTTTATTGAGAGTTTTTCAGGAACAGCACAATTAA
- a CDS encoding RidA family protein: MKHLLLALLLFSAFVVKAQNFKNPSSLFDPTPYGFSHSSSVSTPGEFVYISGQSGGLGKEHTLSTNFREQTQIALKNIVTVLDSYNLKPENVMKITILIVNHSPEKLKIWEEEISKVWKNKPFPASTLIPVSKLAIDGMLIEVDATAFKASK, from the coding sequence ATGAAACATTTACTTCTTGCCTTACTTTTATTTTCTGCATTTGTTGTAAAAGCACAAAATTTCAAAAACCCTTCTTCATTATTTGATCCAACTCCTTACGGTTTTAGTCACTCTTCATCAGTTTCAACTCCCGGCGAATTCGTCTACATTTCCGGACAAAGCGGCGGATTAGGTAAAGAACATACTTTAAGTACCAACTTTAGAGAACAAACACAAATTGCCTTAAAAAACATTGTAACAGTTCTTGACAGTTATAATCTAAAACCGGAGAATGTCATGAAAATAACGATTCTAATAGTCAATCATTCTCCTGAAAAACTCAAAATATGGGAAGAAGAAATAAGCAAAGTTTGGAAAAACAAACCATTTCCGGCAAGCACATTAATTCCCGTTTCAAAACTAGCCATCGACGGAATGTTAATCGAAGTCGACGCAACAGCATTTAAAGCATCAAAATAA
- a CDS encoding uroporphyrinogen decarboxylase, producing MADYIGYLASFFIVGGFLLKDLRTIRFINLFGCICFVIYGIFLKDYKDVSQWLLPVIIPNAILAIVQIYHLTVKDPKRL from the coding sequence ATGGCTGATTATATTGGTTACCTCGCATCATTTTTTATAGTCGGAGGTTTTCTGCTGAAAGATCTCAGAACAATACGCTTTATTAATCTCTTCGGATGCATCTGTTTTGTAATCTACGGCATCTTTCTAAAAGACTATAAAGATGTTAGTCAATGGCTTTTACCCGTTATTATTCCAAATGCTATTTTGGCAATCGTACAAATCTATCATCTAACCGTAAAAGATCCTAAGAGATTGTAA
- a CDS encoding alpha/beta hydrolase produces the protein MSTPKIFIRTILFLLLASCASSKKAKFEDYVFKTKSEKQTYLSSYDKALKLWDIPYSEENIKTSFGTAHIVIAGPKNGKDLVLLHGMDASSTMWYPNIKALAKNHHIYAIDFLMEPNKSTLSAKPLSSDEIVLLYNEIFTHYKLKKFDIVAASRGGWIATLLAVQKENSIDKLVLLSPAQTFKFIDKVGKTSSALMLKLFPSEKKFGKTLKTFSTHPEKISPIYKKQFYLANKYAKSNSSMLKMTPFSDKELESVKNPVLVLIGDHDVINSEESLERAQKYLPNCKTKIIKDAGHFLSIDQSKIVNDAMVNFLE, from the coding sequence ATGAGTACGCCAAAAATATTTATTAGAACTATCCTATTTCTTTTACTTGCAAGTTGCGCTTCGTCTAAAAAAGCAAAATTTGAAGATTACGTTTTTAAAACAAAATCTGAAAAGCAAACCTATTTAAGTTCCTACGACAAAGCTTTGAAACTTTGGGATATTCCATATTCCGAAGAAAATATAAAAACCAGTTTTGGAACAGCACATATTGTAATCGCCGGTCCAAAAAACGGAAAAGACTTAGTTTTACTCCACGGAATGGACGCCAGCTCAACGATGTGGTATCCGAATATTAAAGCTTTAGCCAAAAATCATCACATTTATGCCATTGATTTTTTAATGGAACCCAACAAATCCACTTTAAGCGCAAAACCACTTTCGTCTGACGAAATAGTGCTTTTATATAACGAAATCTTTACACATTATAAATTAAAGAAATTTGACATTGTAGCGGCTTCTCGCGGCGGTTGGATTGCAACTTTATTGGCCGTTCAAAAAGAAAATTCGATAGATAAACTAGTTTTACTAAGTCCGGCGCAAACCTTTAAATTTATTGATAAAGTCGGAAAAACAAGTTCTGCCTTAATGTTGAAACTTTTTCCAAGCGAAAAGAAATTTGGAAAGACATTAAAAACCTTTTCTACACATCCAGAAAAAATTAGTCCCATTTATAAAAAGCAATTTTATCTTGCTAATAAATATGCGAAATCAAATTCAAGCATGCTTAAAATGACTCCTTTTTCAGATAAAGAATTAGAATCTGTCAAAAATCCTGTTTTAGTATTAATAGGCGATCACGACGTCATCAATTCGGAAGAAAGTCTTGAACGTGCACAAAAATATTTACCTAATTGCAAAACTAAAATAATCAAAGATGCCGGGCATTTTCTATCCATAGATCAATCTAAAATTGTAAATGATGCAATGGTTAATTTTTTAGAATAA
- a CDS encoding thiamine diphosphokinase — protein sequence MSSHHIVRDDQEPALIIANGAACNPELLGQLLEWSPLVVVLDSAIERVIELDIKVDVLLGDFDRGFDPEIYKTSQYPIEIVHTPDQNKTDLEKAFDYLIERKIPAVNVVWATGKRADHTITNLTNIVRYRNLIKIVILDDHSKIFLLPNKFEKWYTAKTPISLIPIGVVNGINSINLEYPLQNDTLTIGYRTGSSNAVAQDGLVTITHTDGDLLLMECMD from the coding sequence ATGTCTTCACACCATATCGTACGCGACGACCAGGAACCAGCCTTAATTATTGCCAACGGAGCAGCATGTAATCCAGAGTTATTAGGCCAATTATTAGAATGGTCGCCATTGGTAGTTGTACTCGATTCAGCCATCGAAAGAGTAATCGAATTAGACATAAAAGTCGACGTTCTTTTAGGAGATTTCGACCGCGGTTTTGATCCCGAAATTTACAAAACATCACAATATCCAATCGAAATTGTTCACACACCAGATCAAAACAAAACCGATTTAGAGAAAGCTTTCGATTATTTAATCGAAAGAAAAATTCCAGCCGTAAACGTAGTTTGGGCAACCGGAAAACGCGCCGATCATACCATTACAAACCTTACCAACATCGTTCGTTACCGCAATTTAATCAAAATTGTAATTCTCGACGATCACTCCAAAATCTTTTTATTGCCCAACAAATTCGAGAAATGGTACACGGCAAAAACACCAATTTCCCTGATTCCAATTGGCGTTGTAAACGGTATTAATTCCATCAATTTAGAATATCCATTGCAAAACGACACCTTGACAATTGGCTATAGAACCGGCAGCAGCAATGCCGTTGCCCAAGACGGACTTGTAACCATTACTCATACTGACGGCGATTTATTGCTAATGGAATGCATGGATTAA